The Magnolia sinica isolate HGM2019 chromosome 9, MsV1, whole genome shotgun sequence genome contains a region encoding:
- the LOC131256780 gene encoding putative glucose-6-phosphate 1-epimerase: MSMKKVVVEQCKGINDLDKIVLRVACGFFAQVYLYGGQVTSWKNDHGEELLFMSSNAIFEPPKNIRGGISICFPQFSSDGSLEQQGFVRNKIWSIDTDPPPFPTNNSNKAFVDLILKQSEEDMKTWPHFYEFRLRVNLSPSGDLILTSRIRNTNSNGKPFSFNFAYHTHFSVSDNSYVRVEGLETLYYLDNLKDKELFTDQGDAITFESEVDKIYVSTPTKIAILDHEKKQTFILRKEGLPDAVVWNPWDRKAKSIPDLGNDDYNHMVCVDAAAVEKPITLKPGHEWKGTQVLCLVPSSYCSD, translated from the coding sequence ATGTCGATGAAGAAGGTTGTAGTCGAGCAGTGCAAGGGCATCAATGACCTCGACAAGATCGTCTTGAGAGTGGCCTGTGGTTTCTTTGCCCAGGTGTATTTGTATGGGGGTCAAGTGACTTCTTGGAAGAATGACCATGGGGAAGAGCTGCTTTTCATGAGTAGTAATGCTATTTTCGAGCCTCCAAAAAACATACGTGGAGGGATTTCAATATGCTTTCCTCAATTCTCTAGTGATGGATCTCTTGAACAACAAGGGTTTGTAAGGAACAAGATTTGGAGTATTGACACCGATCCACCACCTTTCCCGACAAATAATTCCAATAAGGCTTTTGTTGATTTAATTCTAAAGCAATCTGAAGAAGATATGAAAACCTGGCCTCACTTTTATGAGTTTCGTCTAAGGGTAAATCTCAGTCCCAGTGGAGATCTGATATTGACATCCCGCATCCGAAATACCAACAGTAATGGAAAGCCGTTTTCTTTCAACTTCGCATATCATACTCATTTCTCTGTTTCTGATAACAGTTATGTGCGGGTAGAAGGACTGGAGACTCTTTATTATCTAGACAATCTAAAGGACAAGGAACTATTCACCGACCAAGGAGATGCAATAACGTTTGAATCGGAAGTTGACAAGATATATGTCAGCACACCAACCAAAATTGCAATTCTGGATCATGAGAAGAAGCAaacatttattttgaggaaagaAGGACTTCCGGATGCTGTCGTATGGAATCCTTGGGACAGGAAAGCGAAGTCCATACCGGATTTGGGTAATGATGATTACAATCATATGGTGTGTGTGGACGCTGCAGCTGTTGAGAAGCCTATCACTTTGAAACCTGGCCATGAATGGAAAGGAACACAAGTACTGTGTCTTGTTCCTTCCAGTTACTGTAGTGATTAA